CGCAATGCCTCAAATCTAGCCCATACACGGGGGACAAATGGGGTTGTCTGAATAGCCCACCAAATCGGCCAAACAACCTGACTCCATTGTTATATTTTATTCCCCTGCACTCTCTCTCACTCCACTATCTCCATCTCCATCGCCCGAGCCTAGCACAGTGAAACCCTAGCTGACTGCGCCAAGTAACCAGGAAGGAGGAGGGCCAGGACGAGCGGTGTGCGAGATGGTGGCTATGTGGCTCCTCGGCGGCCTCTAGTCCGAATCGCTACCATAACGGGTCGAAACGCTTGATCCGGCTTAAAAATACGACGTCAACAAGGCACATGTCCTCCAATGTCAGCTGGCTTCGCCACCCTCCCGCTGCCTGTCGCCGAGCCCAACCTCGTCCCACACCATGCCCGTGTCTCTAATGACGGAGGCTCGAACAACACGAGCTCTGATGAAGGGGTGAATTTGGAGTATCTCGAGCAGGAGTCCTCCTAGGAGGAGGTCGACGAGGCGCCCCCGATGGGCAAGAGATCCTCTCTGCTCGACGTGGAGCTATTGCAACGACACGACATGTCCCCGCCTCGTCGCCGGTGTCCATCATCCCTGCCTTGGCGAGCTAGTTCTCAGTTCTCAGCCTAACATCCTTGACAAGAATGAAAACCTACACGTTGAAAAGCACATAGGACAATTGATAGGGAATGTAACAGATAAATTCTTGCCAATGATTTTATTCTTGATGCAAGAGGATCATGTTTATCATCTCACGTCTACCATGTGTTATTGCCCCCTCGCATCCACTCTGATCCTCTATACCAGCCATCCACGGCTCGGTTAGTCTGACTTTGAATGGCCAACACACCTGCGTCGTGCATGCGGAGTATGAGTGCCGGACGCAACACAACAAGCCAATGAAGAAGGAGGTGAAGGAGAATGAGGCTGACCCCTCGAGGGTGATCGAGCTCAAGtaggaggatgaggatgacgacgaggaggacaACGACATTATTGGGACAATCTCAGTGGCGAGTTGTAGTCAGTAATTTAAATGTGCAAGTTTGTAGTCGAACTATGTTTAGTACTTTGAATGTTTGGATGTCTGGATTGAATCTATTATATCTAAATAAGAGCTCCCACTATCTTATTTCTCTTGATATGCAAGCTATTCATCTAAGTAGTCTACCACGTCATCAAttctccacccacccacccgagagACATGCAGCCTTCCACTCTCTACGCCCAGACGATTTTCTTCATGCAGCCACATGATTTTTGCACGTCGGCTTCCCAGCCCATATTAAAAGGTACGTACGCGTGACATTCTAGGGTTCTACCTGCACCTCGGTTGTTCATGCTGGCCCATATAAAAGGTAGGCATGGCTAAGTTAGTCTATTGTTATAGCCCATGTAACTCATCGCACTAGGTCAGGCTCGCCGCCGCTACCCCTTCTCTTCTGCACCACGCCATGGAACAGCAGCCATAACTACACATGAAACGACAACATTCATCTCCCCTCATTATTACTTCGTCGCTCTCtcttctgtgtcgtcgcctttgtcTTTGAAAAGAAGGTTCTCGAGCACGCACATTCATCGCGTCCTATTCTACGTCCCGAGCCCTCTACTCTGGTAGGTGATGCTCCCTACTTTCAGCCACTATTGATTTTTTTATCCCCAAGCTTATGTTTTCTGGATTTGCCATCTTGCGCTTTAGGTCGATAGGTGTTTGGCTCATCAAAGAAATTAAGTCACGCAACATCTCTTGGTTCCCATATTATTTTCTGATATTTATGTGTTTCGTGTACCATTGATTATGATCACTCCTTGATGAATTCCTCTCAATTtacttattatatatttccttgatTCACGTACAATTCTTCATCCTCCAATATTCATATTTCTCTTGGATTGTGGTCAAGCAGAATCCGTGGTTGCTAAACATGGCTGTAATATTCTACAGTCATCCGTCATGTGTGGGATGTCAATCTATTGAAGTTCCATTACAATATTCTAACTCTATCTGATGTTTAGATTCTTCAAACAACTGTTCAGGTTAAATAGTCTGCCGCTAGATAAAGAGGAACCATAAGGCAGAGTAGGAGCCGAGGAAGATCTCAAGTGACTTCTAACAAAATTCATCTTTATTAATTTCATGTGTAAAATTTCATAACATGAGAGGGCTTAAGCTGCTGTTGTGTATGTGTACCATTCAATTCGCAAACTTCTCATTGTACTTCAGGTTTCGCACGCAACCTTCAGGTGATTGTCCCCCGAGGAACCTTCAGGTTTGTGTAGGCTTGATTTTCCTTTATATAACCGCCATTTAGAACTGAATTAGGGGCAGCAAATGTTGTAATAGTTTAATCTGAAGCTTTACAAACTGATTTCTTTATTTGGAAACAATATGTAGTCACTCCAAGGCCTACATAGGTATGTTTGCGTTGCTGTCTCAGTTGATCAAATGTTTGTTTACTTAAGCCTTTTATATTACCTTCCACTCACTAGAATAGGCCAAATGTATAATTCACCACCTGAGCAAATGTTGATCAAACTAAAAATGGCTTTCACATATCCACACTTTGCATATAGCTAACCTTACATTTGGCTACCTCTTAATTTTGTTCGCCGGTTACGTACTAGCTGCTGTCGAATGCTTCTTAAATTACTTTATGTTCACAAGTAACCATGAGAGAGGAAATTTGGCCATCCACACGCAGGAGTACAATATGGTCCTTTCCAGTTTCTTACACAAAGCAGAGTTTTTTTTCATTAAAAAAGATTTATACATTATTTGTTCTATCGTTACATTTTGTGATTCATATAATATTTTTCCTCTTTAGCATTGTATTGCCTCACATTTATacttgcatgtcaagagaaatgagGTAGTGGGGGctcctatttagatatagtagattAGTTTTTTCTTACTATTACACAAGATTCTTTATCTTGAAATTTCCGCAACAACGCGTGGGGTAGCTTCTAGTTTACAATAGTTTGGATGTTTTGGGTGCCCTATTTTAGGGCAGTTGTTGAAGCGGTGGTGCCCTATTTTAGGGCTGCTGTTGGAGAATTGTTTTTTCCGACGCCCTAAAATTCGCGTTCTAGTAGCCTAAACCACTTTTTCAGTTCCCTATTTTAGCGACAACTGTTGGAGATGCTGTTCTATGTAAGTTCTTGTTTTTTTCATGGGTGCTTGTAATGTTGAACGTTGGTTAATGTATCTGGTGACTTGGCATTGGTGCTTacattttctagaatttatttGAGGCTTTCGGTGAAgttcattcagtgggaggagatgttcacaTCGACAATGAGTGTCTGTGATGACTTCGTTAACCATAAGATGTTGTGCCGGCTCAgcgggaggtgctcatagggatagggtgtgcgtgtgtgcattcatagggtaaGTGTACGTGCTTGTATGTGAGTATCTATGATTGTGCCGTGTTAAAAAAAATCGGATGGCCTTTTCGGGCAAAGAAAAAGAACGGAATGCACCAGAGAGATGCAGTTTTGGCTGCTCGCATTTTTGCCAGTTTGACTCAATATGTGTACTCTTTGTAATACGTTTGCCTAACAAATATATGTGGTTAGAAAAAAGGAAAAACCTGGTCTGACCACAGAGACATACGACCATCTAAGTAGTTTTTTTTTACCACACAACATTTGTACACatcttgcaaaaaaaaaaaacatttgTACACACAACTCATGCACCATGGCATCCCATAGCACAAGCCGAGAAGCCGCCTAATTACTACCTACATGCCCAGTGCATGGTTCGAGCGCCGTACAAAACGTGAAATGGAAAGATATCGCTGTTCACCACGCATGGAAAGATGTGATTCGGAATCAGTCACTTACCAAACCCGGAGCGCCCATCAGTGATTGCCCGTTTTCAAACCGGGCTTATTTCTTTCTCAGTTGATTCGATTTTTTGTCGAGCTTCTCACCGTCTACTTCATTATATATTATCATTAGCCCTTACTTTCTCATCTGTTTAGACTAATAGGTACAAAACGAAGAGACATGAAGAAGCTCGCACTACGGCGACTGCTGGCCATAGCCATTAGTGTTGTAGCACTCTTCATATCCTTTACACCCGAGACATCTCACCGCGGCGATGCTGCACAGACGGTGGTTAAAAGTGTCTTCGTCGACCAGACTGGCCGAGGCGACTTCAAGACTATCCAAGCAGCCATCGACTCCGTCCCTTTCGGCAACAACCAATGGACCCGAGTCCACGTCGCCGCCGGCACTTACACGTGATCTGTGCATCTTTCATTTGTTCCATATATATAAATGTTGTTTCAATAGAAAAATATTAACAATGAAGCCGATTTTGACTATGTTTTTTCGTATTCTCGTAATGGATACACGATGAAGTGAGAAGGTGACTGTGCCATTTAACAAAAGCTTCATCCTGCTGGAAGGCGAGGGGAGGTTGCAGACGTCCATCGAGTGGGCCGATCACGCCGGCGGGTCGTCCACCACCGCCGACACCCCGACTTTCGCCTCTCATGCCGATGATTTCATGGCCCGCGACATCACGTTCAAGGTTAGTATGTCACCCAACATAATGGTTTTTCTCACCACCGATATGACTGCAAGAAGATTTCAGCCTTAGACGTGAGTTGTCATTGTAGAACACATATGACGGGGCCAACCTGGCGCAAGCGGTGGCTGCCCTAGTTGATGGGGACCGGTCGTCGTTCTATGGATGCGGCTTCTTCAGTGTTCAGGACACATTGTGCGATATGGCTGGGAGGCACTACTATAAGAATTGTGTCATCGGCGGCGCCGTGGACTTCATCTTCGGCAACGCCAGGTCCATCTTCCAGGTGCAAATTAAATCAGGCATGTCTATCAGGTCTCGACATGTGCGTTGCCAATGACGGTGCGTGTGTGTACGCATGCATGTAGGGCTGTGATCTATGGACGGGAAAGTTAACAAAGACGCTGGGATCCATCACGGCGCATGGGCGAGACACTGACAAAGACGATACCGCATTTGTGTTCAAGCAGTGCAAGATCGGCGGCTTCATGCCGATATACCTGGGACGCCCATGGCGAGACTATGCTAGGGTCATCTTCTACCAGACCAACATGTCTATCGTTGTGGACCGCCAAGGTTGGGACATCTGGAACTCTAAGGGCAAAGAGTGAGTTTTAAACAAGCGGATCATTGAGAATGGATTTTGTGCTTCTGAGTGTGCTTGCACATTTTACTTTTAAAATATTAAAATGATTTTTATATTCTTAAAAAAATGATAGTATATATGGTAGTATATTATGCACTTCCGGaatttcttaagaaaaatggcatttCTTAAGAATAGTACCCTTTTTTTTGCGGAGATAGAATAGTTCCATTTTGTACACTCAGTTTAGTTTCTTCCAAGCGACACAAAGAACAAGTTTTTTTCTTCTTCACCAAACTTAATGTCTACATgtgctccctctgtaaactaagggcatgtacaatggttgagaagatagtcttatcttaaatttTGCATATAATCTAGAGATAACAAAAAAagagtctacaatgggtcatctcttagccttatcatcAATAACTAGCAATTTCTAAAgacatggtgagacatattgtgctaaaagatcatctcttgtcttctcttaaataagagaagacaagccttttcttatgagttctctctcttccacctcatcatttatcctacgtggcactcctaagatagcaccattgtacatatcCTAATATATGATCTTTTAGATCACTATcttattagtttacagaggaagtaatACTTAGTCGTGTGTATGCATGATTGTTATTGTTATTATTAAAAAAAGAGAATAATATATTTTCTTGAGCCAGGATTGTGTGCTTCTATGCTCACATAATAGTTTCATGTCGATCGTGAAGTTAAACGGTTGCACATATATATGATTTTCTTGGTGTTTGGTTTACTTGCAGGGGATTGCTGACGATGGTGGAATCAGAGTGCACAGGGGCGGGGTCCAACACGACGGAGCGAGTACCGTGGGCCAAGCAGCTGAGCGGCAAGGAAATCGCTAGATTCGTCAGCTTGTCCTACATCTCTCCCGATGGCTGGCTCGACGCGCAGCCACGCTAGCAAATCCAGCAGCCTAGTTAGCATTGCATAGGAAGTTTACCACGATCATCAGATCCTGTGCCGGGACTAGGATGCATGTATCACCCATGAAAACTGATGCACTCTGCGTGTATGGAGGTGTTTAATAAAAGATTAAAGGAGATGTTTAATTATCTCATCATGAATGGATCTATTACCTTTCTCCCGCTAGTAGAAATCCTCATTTTCCATGCCAGGGAAAATACGAAGGAACAACCTGAAAATGGTAATAGAATATTTCCTTATGACAATTCAAAGAAAACCCGAGAGGGGAATAACCGAATAAGGAATATTGATGGGAAAAGGGGAAAGAAATCCTTTCTTATTGTTTTGTGCATACAAATGTAAGGAATGCATCGATCCCAACAATTTTTAAAAAGTAGAACTTTGAACACATGGCTGCTCCACGTAAAATATCTTTCTCTACGGCTTCTCTTGCTGGGCTGAAATTGTTTCAGGGAAAGGTTGagtataagtgaagatcataatAATATTAATTCCTTTCAATCACATTTCAACAACTATTTATGATCCAAAGTTCACATATTCACATGCATTTGGGCAAAGTCTATGCAAGAGTGACACGGGAACGAGGAATAGGGAGGTGCGGACCAGGGAGAGAAAATATGAGAGGAAGGAGACAATAGCTCATCGGTTGAGACCGCCCGTAGGATAACCTCTCGGGCTCAGGCTCCCCGTGAGCCTGGGTCTACAATGGAAATCATGTGTAACTCGGGCAGATTGCCAATCAGATCAAGGCGTCTCGTTCGGCCGCAAAGCCCCACGAGCACGCAATCAGTAAGGCACAACCTCTGTCCGCCTCCAGTTCCACTTCAAGGAGGCAAAGTTGCCCGAGTTGTCAGACGGAAAAGACATGGACAACCTGCAGCGGCGCACTCGCCCaaggcatttcctatttggcgttGCAGGCGCCGGGTGCATACCCCATCCTGCGAGCTGGGCTAGCCCATCTATCTTTTGTTTTCTTATTTTAACCCACAGAAAATTGTGAGTGTGATGAGATAACCAGTGACCTCCTGGTTCAAAGTAAGCCACAATAACCAACTAGCCAACCTCATTTGATGTGATAGCTTACATCTTTTTCAGCCTTTTCTTCTCTCaacatttattttttcttttttcatttttcttgttcctttttttcattttttgaacggttttgtttggtttttatttttattttttctgttttcttttctttttttgctttttcttttgcTAAATGCGTGTATTTTTCTCAATTTCATGATTTTTAATATCAATTAACTTTTTTCAAAATACATGATCTGTTTTTTAAAACCAATGAATTTTTtcagaatcgatgaacttttttaaaaaatcatgatttttttcaaaatcaataaacTTTTGTTAAATTCTTGAACTTTGTCTTCCataatccatgatttttttttcaaattcatgaattttctattcatgattttttttgaattgtgttaactgttggggaacgtagtaatttcaaaaaatttcctacgcacacgcaagatcatggtgatgcatagcaacgagaggggagagtgttgtccacgtaccctcgtagaccgaaagcggaagcgttatatcaacgtggttgatgtagtcgtacgtcttcacgatccgaccgatccaagcaccgaaactacggcacctccgagttttagcacacgttcagctcgatgacgatccccggactccgatccagcaaagtgtcggggcagagttccatcagcacgacggcgtggtgacgattttgatgttctaccgtcgcagggcttcgcctaagcaccgctacaatattatcgaggattatgatggaggggggcaccgcacacggctaagagaacgatcacgaagatcaacttgtgtgtctagaggtgccccctgcccccgtatataaaggagcaaggggggtgcggccggccctaggaggaggcgcgccggaggagtcctactcccaccgggagtaggactcccccctttccctagttggattaggacttgggggggaaggaagagaggggggaaaggaaagggggggcgccacccccctccttgtccaattcggacttggggggggggaggggcgcgcgacagcccctaggcctcctctcctcttcctccactaggcccaataaggcccattaggttaccggggggttccagtaacctcccggtactccggtaaaatgccgatttcacccggaacacttccgatgtccaaacataggcttccaatatatcaatctttatgtctcgaccatttcgagactccccgttatgtccgtgatcaaatccgggactccgaacaacattcggtacatcaaaatatataaactcataatgaaactgtcattgtaacgttaagcatgcggaccctacgggttcgagaacaatgtagacatgaccgagacacgtctccggtcaataaccaatagcggaacctggatgctcatattggctcctacatattctacgaagatcttttatcggtcagaccgcataacaacatacgttgttccctttgtcattggtatgttacttgcccgagattcgatcgtcggtatctcaatacctagttcaatctcgttaccggcaagtctctttactcattatttgtattgcttgcaaggcttaagtgatgtgtattaccgagagggcccagagatacctctccgacaatcggagtgacaaatcctaatctcgaaatatgccaacccaacatgtacctttggagacacctgtagagtacctttataatcacccagttacgttgtgacgtttggtagcacacaaagtgttcctccggtaaacgggagttgcataatctcatagtcacaggaacatgtataagtcatgaagaaaacaatagcaacatactaaatgatcgggtgctaagctaatggaatgggtcatgtcaatcacatcattctcctaatgatgtgatcccgttaatcaaatgacaacacatgtctatggttaggaaacataaccatctttgatcaacgagctagtcaagtagaggcatactagtgacttttagtttgtctatgtattcacacaagtattatgtttccggttaatacaattctagcatgaataataaatatttatcatgatataaggaaataaaataataaatttattattgactctagggcatatttcctttagtctcccacttgcactagagtcaataatctagattacacagtaatgattctaacacccatggagctttggtgctgatcatgttttgctcgtggaagaggcttagtcaacgggtctgctacattcaaattcgtatgtatcttgcaaatctctatgtctcccacctggactagatcccggatggaattgaagcgtctcttgatgtgcttggttctcttgtgaaatctggattcctttgccaaggcaattgcaccagtattgtcacaaaagattttcattgcacccgatgcactaggtatgacacctagatcggatatgaactccttcatccagactccttcgtttgctgcttccgaagctgctatgtactccgcttcacatgtagatcccgccacgacgctttgtttagaactgcaccaactgacagctccaccgtttaatgtaaacacatatccggtttgcgatttagaatcgtccggatcagtgtgaaagcttgcatcaacgtaaccatttatgatgagcactttgtcacctccatatatgagaaacatatccttagtccttttcaggtatttcaggatgttcttgaccactgtccagtgatccactcctggattactttggtacctccctgctagacttatagcaagacacacatcaggtctggtacacagcattgcatacatcatag
This portion of the Triticum dicoccoides isolate Atlit2015 ecotype Zavitan chromosome 7A, WEW_v2.0, whole genome shotgun sequence genome encodes:
- the LOC119329761 gene encoding probable pectinesterase 29, which gives rise to MKKLALRRLLAIAISVVALFISFTPETSHRGDAAQTVVKSVFVDQTGRGDFKTIQAAIDSVPFGNNQWTRVHVAAGTYTEKVTVPFNKSFILLEGEGRLQTSIEWADHAGGSSTTADTPTFASHADDFMARDITFKNTYDGANLAQAVAALVDGDRSSFYGCGFFSVQDTLCDMAGRHYYKNCVIGGAVDFIFGNARSIFQGCDLWTGKLTKTLGSITAHGRDTDKDDTAFVFKQCKIGGFMPIYLGRPWRDYARVIFYQTNMSIVVDRQGWDIWNSKGKEGLLTMVESECTGAGSNTTERVPWAKQLSGKEIARFVSLSYISPDGWLDAQPR